A window of the Rhizobium brockwellii genome harbors these coding sequences:
- a CDS encoding ATP-binding protein, with product MLNNDLHPSGKAGEQDRRDGHTPGNRFLGRVVACSGSRATIAAVAEQGGTDLTELWSVGRLISISVGRNRVVALVYQMNTGSHAWGEGEDNIFKIETELLGEVRVDEDGREEFSTGISRYPYLGAIAHRIRSADLMRIYDAGQGTTAVIGKLTQDESIDAAIHIPSMLSKHFAVVGSTGVGKSTAVSLLLHKAIAADPKLRVLILDPHNEFAAAFPQHAVTIDTDTLDLPFWLMRLEEFAEVVFRGRPPVPEELDMLRDILPEAKRAFRGSDNSLVRRTTEKSSITADTPVPYRMADLLALIDERIGRLEGRSEKPFLRSLKMRIIAAINDPRYHFMFSNNTITDTITDTIAQIFRIPGENRPICAFQLAGIPSEVVNSVASVLCRMAFEVALWSEGAIHMLVVCEEAHRYIPSDPSLGFVPTRQAIARIAKEGRKYGVSLGIITQRPGELDQTILSQCSTLFAMRLANDRDQEIIRSAIPNSSISTTSFISSIGNGEAIAFGEAISVPMRMRFSRVEENLLPKASNANSKQSEEDPDTVDLRKIVTRMRAVTVGPDISNFQQNYAASAAGFDETDAADEDLDAKPYTPPASSAAPPASAPLETYRRELLPQTPRLDPATSPAIDPRLDALRREMRRDEPVFPRPAPPTDQSAASRREPGTSLRESILKKPLSSLYNKD from the coding sequence TTGCTCAACAACGACTTGCACCCGTCTGGCAAGGCGGGTGAACAGGATCGCCGCGATGGCCATACACCGGGGAACCGCTTTCTCGGCCGCGTCGTTGCATGCAGCGGGTCGCGGGCCACCATCGCCGCCGTCGCCGAACAGGGCGGCACCGATCTGACCGAACTGTGGTCCGTGGGCCGGCTGATTTCGATCAGCGTCGGCCGCAACCGCGTCGTCGCGCTCGTCTATCAGATGAACACCGGCAGCCATGCCTGGGGCGAAGGCGAAGACAATATTTTCAAGATCGAGACCGAGCTGCTCGGCGAGGTCCGTGTCGACGAGGACGGGCGCGAGGAATTCTCGACCGGCATCTCGCGTTATCCCTATCTCGGCGCCATCGCGCACCGCATCCGATCCGCAGACCTGATGCGCATCTATGATGCCGGCCAGGGCACGACCGCCGTCATCGGCAAGCTGACGCAGGACGAAAGCATCGATGCGGCGATCCATATCCCTTCGATGCTCTCCAAGCATTTCGCCGTCGTCGGCTCGACCGGTGTCGGCAAGTCGACGGCCGTGTCGCTGCTCCTGCACAAGGCGATCGCGGCGGACCCGAAGCTGCGTGTACTGATCCTCGATCCGCATAACGAATTCGCCGCCGCATTTCCTCAGCACGCCGTCACCATCGATACCGATACGCTTGATCTGCCCTTCTGGCTGATGCGGCTTGAAGAGTTCGCCGAAGTCGTCTTTCGCGGCCGCCCGCCGGTGCCCGAAGAGCTCGATATGCTGCGCGATATCCTGCCGGAAGCCAAGCGCGCCTTCCGTGGTAGCGACAATTCACTGGTGCGCCGCACGACCGAAAAGAGTTCGATCACCGCCGACACGCCGGTTCCCTACCGCATGGCAGATTTGCTGGCGCTGATCGACGAGCGCATCGGCCGCCTGGAAGGCCGTTCGGAAAAACCCTTCCTGCGTTCGTTGAAGATGCGCATCATCGCCGCAATCAATGATCCGCGTTATCATTTCATGTTCTCCAACAACACGATCACCGACACGATCACCGACACCATCGCGCAGATCTTCCGCATTCCCGGCGAGAACCGGCCGATCTGCGCCTTCCAGCTTGCCGGCATTCCTTCCGAGGTCGTCAATTCGGTCGCTTCCGTGCTTTGCCGCATGGCCTTCGAGGTGGCGCTGTGGAGCGAGGGCGCCATCCACATGCTCGTCGTCTGCGAGGAAGCCCACCGCTATATCCCCTCCGATCCGAGCCTCGGCTTCGTGCCGACGCGCCAGGCGATCGCCCGCATCGCCAAGGAAGGCCGCAAATACGGCGTCTCGCTTGGTATCATCACCCAGCGGCCGGGCGAGCTCGACCAGACGATCCTGTCGCAGTGTTCGACGCTCTTTGCCATGCGCCTCGCCAACGACCGCGACCAGGAAATCATCCGCTCGGCCATCCCGAATTCGTCGATCTCGACGACAAGCTTCATCTCCTCGATCGGCAATGGCGAAGCGATCGCCTTCGGTGAGGCGATCAGCGTGCCGATGCGCATGCGTTTTTCCCGCGTCGAGGAGAACCTGCTGCCGAAGGCGAGCAACGCCAACAGCAAGCAGAGCGAGGAAGATCCGGATACGGTCGATTTGCGCAAGATCGTCACCCGCATGCGGGCGGTGACCGTCGGACCCGACATTTCGAATTTCCAGCAGAACTATGCCGCGTCCGCGGCAGGTTTCGACGAGACCGACGCAGCCGACGAGGATCTTGACGCGAAGCCATACACGCCGCCCGCCTCTTCCGCCGCGCCGCCCGCCTCCGCGCCGCTCGAAACCTACCGGCGGGAACTGCTGCCGCAGACGCCGCGGCTGGACCCGGCCACGTCACCCGCGATCGATCCCCGGCTGGACGCGCTTCGCCGCGAGATGCGCCGCGACGAGCCGGTCTTTCCCCGGCCGGCACCACCGACGGACCAGTCCGCAGCCTCCCGCCGGGAGCCCGGCACGTCGCTGCGCGAAAGCATCCTGAAAAAACCGCTGAGCAGCCTCTACAACAAGGATTGA
- a CDS encoding dihydrodipicolinate synthase family protein, with the protein MFVASPFHGLSAFPPTPANRDGRVDTEALCRLLERLCDAGVASIGLLGSTGIYAFLTREERRRAVEAAVECVRGRVPLVVGVGALRTDHARNLARDAEAAGADALLLAPVSYTPLTQDEAYEHFLAVTEAAKLPLCIYNNPGTTHFTFSPDLLQRLSDIETIRAVKMPLPVDGDFAGELAALREKTRLAIGYSGDWGAAEALLSGADAWYSVIGGLLPRVALALTKAAIAGEGGEVRRLDGLLEPLWKTFKAFGSLRVVYTLVDLLSLARAELPRPLLPLGPMDRQRVLDAVEPLIALEGELKRQSLL; encoded by the coding sequence ATGTTTGTCGCTTCTCCGTTTCATGGTCTTTCGGCCTTTCCGCCCACGCCCGCCAATAGGGATGGCCGGGTCGACACCGAAGCCCTCTGCCGCCTGCTGGAACGCCTGTGTGATGCAGGCGTCGCTTCGATAGGCCTTCTCGGCAGCACCGGGATCTACGCCTTTCTCACGCGCGAGGAACGACGGCGAGCCGTCGAGGCCGCGGTCGAATGCGTTCGCGGTCGTGTTCCCCTCGTCGTCGGCGTCGGCGCTCTGAGGACAGACCATGCCCGGAACCTGGCTAGGGATGCCGAGGCTGCCGGTGCAGATGCTCTTCTGCTTGCGCCGGTGTCCTACACGCCGCTGACCCAGGATGAAGCCTACGAGCATTTCCTGGCGGTCACGGAGGCCGCGAAATTGCCGCTTTGTATCTACAATAATCCCGGCACGACCCACTTCACCTTCAGCCCGGACCTTCTGCAGCGCCTGTCCGATATCGAGACGATCAGGGCCGTGAAGATGCCTCTGCCTGTTGACGGTGATTTCGCAGGCGAGCTGGCGGCATTGCGAGAGAAGACCAGGCTTGCGATCGGCTACAGCGGCGACTGGGGCGCGGCCGAAGCGCTGCTTTCAGGTGCCGACGCTTGGTACAGCGTCATCGGCGGCTTGCTTCCGCGCGTCGCCCTTGCCCTGACCAAGGCGGCGATTGCGGGCGAGGGCGGCGAAGTGCGTCGGCTCGATGGTCTTCTCGAGCCGCTCTGGAAAACGTTCAAGGCGTTCGGAAGCCTTCGCGTGGTCTATACGCTGGTCGACCTTCTCTCACTCGCCAGGGCAGAGCTCCCACGCCCTCTCTTGCCGCTCGGGCCGATGGACCGGCAGCGTGTGCTCGACGCCGTCGAGCCTCTGATCGCCCTGGAGGGCGAGCTGAAGCGTCAATCCTTGTTGTAG
- a CDS encoding LysE family translocator produces MQDLLVVYIAYAIAAGSPGPSNMAIMNVAMRQGRRPALALAAGVITMSTCWGLIAVTGISTLLVRYAHALLFLKIAGGLYLLWLAWRAACSAAAPDMPASEVVRPAAQLGVLYRRGVLMHLGNPKAVLAWVAIMSLGLKPGASPEMAVTAFGGCVLLGISIFAGYAVLFSTAPMVRGYARARRWIEGSLAVFFAGAGSRLLFLH; encoded by the coding sequence ATGCAGGATCTTCTCGTCGTCTACATCGCCTACGCAATCGCTGCAGGCAGTCCCGGACCAAGCAATATGGCCATCATGAATGTGGCGATGCGGCAAGGGCGTCGACCGGCGCTCGCCCTTGCCGCCGGGGTTATAACGATGTCGACATGCTGGGGGCTGATTGCGGTCACCGGCATCTCCACACTGCTGGTACGCTATGCCCATGCCCTGCTGTTTCTCAAGATCGCAGGCGGATTGTACCTTCTCTGGCTCGCCTGGAGGGCGGCCTGCTCGGCAGCAGCCCCGGATATGCCGGCAAGCGAGGTCGTCCGGCCTGCCGCGCAACTTGGCGTGCTCTATCGTCGCGGCGTTCTGATGCATCTCGGCAATCCGAAGGCGGTTCTGGCCTGGGTGGCGATCATGTCGCTTGGCCTCAAGCCGGGCGCTTCGCCGGAGATGGCCGTCACGGCTTTCGGCGGCTGCGTGCTCTTGGGGATCTCAATATTTGCCGGCTATGCCGTGCTTTTCTCGACGGCGCCGATGGTGCGCGGCTACGCCCGTGCGCGGCGGTGGATCGAGGGTAGTCTCGCCGTCTTCTTCGCGGGCGCCGGATCGCGCCTTCTGTTCTTACATTGA
- a CDS encoding MocR-like pyridoxine biosynthesis transcription factor PdxR translates to MSKRRSTIEIPSLKAIDRTVNVSRQLAQALRNAIACGELRPGERLPSTRSLAASLKIARGTVVEVFDQLTAEGYLEARVGAGTRVATDLMHTTPAPPLAPAVPSTADAVDLPSQAARLIAVARALTPHPPVPFAIAVPACGIAPDDNWRRLGNRVRASRQAAPSGYHDPMGLLELRLAIADHVRRARAVHCEPEQVIVTSGTQQGLYMAGRVLLSRDDAVWAEDPAYPGLTAVLDDLGVQTHRLPVDAQGMNVERGLELCPQARAAFVTPSHQYPIGMPLSMARRNSLIAWADQNRAWIVEDDYDSELRYAGHPFPSMQGLRPSRVIYLGTFSKVLFPSLRLGYVIAPPPLAEAFAGARAILDRHSPIAEQHVLAAYMREGYFEAHIRRIRGLYAERRAVLLSALDRALPEGCRVQESDQGMHILLWLPEEVDDVQLAARALSAGLAVRAISPMYAARPARTGLMLGFGGFLPDQLQAAVSELVKMLSQQMSQAGGPQQAEA, encoded by the coding sequence ATGTCCAAACGGCGCAGCACCATCGAAATACCGTCGCTCAAGGCGATCGATCGAACGGTCAACGTCAGCCGCCAGCTTGCCCAGGCCCTGCGGAATGCAATCGCCTGCGGTGAGCTGAGGCCAGGCGAACGGCTTCCTTCGACGCGCAGCCTTGCGGCTTCGCTGAAGATCGCGCGCGGCACCGTTGTCGAAGTGTTCGATCAGTTGACCGCTGAAGGCTATCTCGAAGCGCGGGTCGGAGCCGGAACCCGTGTTGCCACCGATCTGATGCACACCACGCCGGCGCCCCCGCTTGCACCGGCTGTGCCATCTACCGCGGATGCCGTCGATCTGCCTTCCCAGGCTGCCCGGCTGATTGCCGTCGCCCGTGCGCTCACCCCGCACCCGCCCGTTCCCTTCGCCATCGCCGTCCCGGCTTGTGGCATTGCGCCCGACGACAACTGGCGCCGTCTGGGCAACCGCGTGCGCGCGTCGCGACAGGCCGCACCCTCTGGTTACCACGATCCTATGGGTTTGCTCGAACTCAGGCTTGCCATTGCCGACCACGTCCGCCGCGCGCGGGCCGTTCATTGCGAGCCGGAACAGGTCATCGTCACGTCAGGCACCCAGCAGGGCCTCTATATGGCGGGCCGGGTCCTTCTCTCGCGTGACGATGCGGTATGGGCCGAGGACCCGGCCTATCCCGGCCTGACGGCGGTGCTCGATGATCTCGGTGTCCAGACACACCGCCTGCCGGTCGATGCACAAGGAATGAATGTGGAACGCGGCCTCGAGCTATGCCCGCAGGCACGCGCCGCATTCGTCACTCCGTCGCACCAATATCCGATCGGAATGCCGCTCAGCATGGCTCGGCGCAATTCCTTGATCGCCTGGGCCGACCAAAATCGCGCCTGGATCGTCGAAGACGACTACGACAGCGAGCTGCGTTATGCCGGACACCCCTTTCCCTCGATGCAAGGGTTACGTCCCTCACGCGTCATCTATCTCGGCACGTTCAGCAAGGTGCTCTTTCCTTCCCTGCGCCTCGGTTACGTCATCGCCCCTCCGCCGCTCGCAGAAGCCTTTGCCGGCGCCCGCGCCATTCTCGACCGGCATTCGCCGATCGCCGAACAGCACGTTCTGGCGGCCTACATGCGGGAAGGCTATTTCGAAGCGCATATCCGGCGCATCCGCGGCCTCTATGCCGAGCGCCGCGCTGTTCTGCTCTCGGCGCTCGATCGTGCCTTGCCTGAGGGCTGCCGCGTCCAGGAGAGCGACCAAGGCATGCATATTCTTCTATGGCTGCCCGAAGAGGTCGACGACGTGCAACTTGCAGCCCGTGCCCTCTCGGCCGGCCTCGCCGTGCGTGCGATTTCCCCAATGTATGCCGCGCGGCCGGCGCGCACCGGCCTGATGCTGGGCTTCGGCGGATTTCTGCCGGACCAGCTGCAGGCGGCGGTCAGCGAACTCGTCAAAATGCTGAGCCAGCAGATGTCTCAAGCGGGAGGCCCGCAACAAGCTGAAGCCTAA
- the miaA gene encoding tRNA (adenosine(37)-N6)-dimethylallyltransferase MiaA: protein MMENLLSTVNAILITGPTASGKSALAVELAKRHDGAVVNADSMQVYDTLRVLTARPSEEEMQGVPHHLYGHTPAGVAYSTGAWLRDVAALLPALRAAGRLPVFVGGTGLYFKALTGGLSDMPAIPEALRETLRTRLLEEGPDGLYAALAAADPAMAASLNRQDGQRIVRALEVLKATGRSIADFQGRSGPVIIDADEARKIVVLPDRAVLHQRINGRFEKMLQQGAEDEVRALLALNLPAEAPVMKAIGVSQITAMVRGEMTRDEVLEKGAAATRQYAKRQMTWFRNQMDDSWERLTV, encoded by the coding sequence ATGATGGAAAACCTTCTGAGCACAGTGAACGCGATCCTGATAACCGGGCCGACCGCCAGCGGCAAGTCCGCGCTCGCCGTCGAATTGGCCAAGCGTCATGACGGCGCGGTCGTCAACGCCGATAGCATGCAGGTCTACGACACACTGCGGGTGCTGACCGCGCGCCCGTCGGAAGAGGAGATGCAGGGTGTGCCGCATCATCTCTACGGCCACACGCCGGCGGGTGTAGCTTATTCCACAGGCGCCTGGCTGCGCGATGTCGCAGCACTACTACCCGCGCTCAGGGCTGCGGGACGGCTGCCGGTGTTCGTCGGCGGCACGGGACTTTATTTCAAGGCGCTGACCGGCGGTCTCTCCGATATGCCCGCGATACCGGAGGCGCTGCGGGAGACCCTCAGGACGCGGCTGCTGGAGGAGGGCCCGGACGGGCTCTATGCCGCACTCGCCGCGGCCGATCCCGCCATGGCGGCAAGCCTTAACCGCCAGGACGGGCAGCGGATCGTCCGCGCGCTGGAGGTCTTGAAGGCGACGGGGCGGTCGATCGCCGATTTCCAGGGCCGGTCGGGACCGGTGATCATCGACGCCGATGAGGCCCGCAAGATCGTCGTGCTGCCGGATAGGGCGGTGCTGCATCAGCGCATCAACGGGCGTTTCGAAAAAATGCTGCAGCAAGGCGCGGAAGACGAGGTTCGGGCGCTGCTTGCGCTCAATCTACCGGCCGAGGCGCCTGTGATGAAGGCAATCGGCGTGTCGCAGATTACGGCGATGGTCAGAGGCGAGATGACGCGCGACGAGGTGCTGGAGAAGGGGGCTGCGGCGACACGGCAATATGCCAAGCGGCAAATGACATGGTTTCGCAACCAGATGGACGATAGCTGGGAACGGCTGACAGTTTAG
- the serB gene encoding phosphoserine phosphatase SerB — protein sequence MALVATLVANPSNPVLTPTIAEQAAEAVNASGLYWLADGIACDIALRDGTDAQAAEANILAVISSAPIDLVIQEQETRRKKLLIADMDSTMIGQECIDELAAEVGLKEKVATITARAMNGEIAFEPALRERVALLKGLPISVVDEVIAKRITLTPGGPELLATMKSKGHYTALVSGGFTVFTSRIAATLGFDENRANTLLEDGGILSGFVAEPILGKQAKVDALNEIAARLGISPAEAIAVGDGANDLGMLHLAGSGVALHAKPAVAAEAQMRINHGDLTALLYIQGYRKTDFVSR from the coding sequence ATGGCCCTCGTTGCCACGCTTGTTGCCAATCCGTCAAATCCCGTGCTGACACCCACGATCGCCGAGCAAGCGGCGGAGGCCGTGAACGCTTCAGGCCTCTACTGGCTGGCAGACGGCATCGCCTGTGACATCGCGCTGCGCGACGGCACCGATGCGCAAGCGGCCGAGGCCAATATCCTTGCCGTCATATCAAGCGCGCCGATCGACCTCGTTATCCAGGAGCAGGAGACCCGCCGCAAGAAGTTGCTGATCGCCGATATGGATTCGACGATGATCGGCCAGGAATGCATCGATGAACTCGCCGCCGAAGTCGGCCTGAAGGAGAAGGTCGCGACCATCACTGCCCGCGCCATGAACGGCGAGATCGCTTTCGAGCCCGCCTTACGTGAGCGTGTTGCCCTGCTGAAGGGCCTGCCGATATCGGTCGTCGACGAGGTCATCGCCAAGCGCATCACGCTCACGCCGGGCGGCCCAGAACTGCTTGCCACCATGAAGTCGAAAGGCCATTACACCGCGCTTGTCTCCGGCGGCTTCACCGTCTTCACCAGCCGTATCGCCGCCACCCTCGGCTTCGACGAGAACCGCGCCAACACGCTGCTCGAAGACGGCGGCATCCTCTCCGGTTTCGTCGCCGAACCGATCCTCGGCAAACAGGCGAAGGTCGATGCGCTGAACGAGATTGCGGCGCGCCTCGGCATTTCGCCGGCAGAAGCAATCGCCGTCGGTGACGGCGCCAACGATCTCGGCATGCTGCACCTCGCCGGCTCCGGCGTCGCCCTTCACGCCAAGCCGGCCGTCGCCGCCGAGGCGCAGATGCGCATCAACCACGGCGACCTGACCGCACTGCTTTATATCCAGGGTTACCGGAAGACGGACTTCGTTTCCCGGTAA
- a CDS encoding Do family serine endopeptidase, with protein sequence MAPTIRSPFRRTLALMASAAILAHASMNGVAYAQTAPETTAPGVAAPAAPETAAPAPTPLAPAAQQQTAPVQAAVPNNGPASVADLAEGLLDAVVNISTSQNVKDDEGAGPAPRAPDGSPFQEFFNDFFNKQQGNKGGNHNVSSLGSGFVIDPAGYIVTNNHVIEGADDIEINFANGSKLKAKLIGTDTKTDLSVLKVEPKAPLKSVKFGDSSTMRIGDWVMAIGNPFGFGGSVTVGIISGRGRNINAGPYDNFIQTDAAINKGNSGGPLFNMKGEVIGINTAIISPSGGSIGIGFSVPSELASGVVDQLREYGETRRGWLGVRIQPVTDDIADSLGLDTAKGALVAGVIKGGPVDDGSIKAGDVILKFDGKTVSEMRDLPRVVAESTVGKEVDVVVLRDGKEQNVKVKLGRLEDSDQAAASDDAAPDGSQDDGVIAPDPGENNDMDQPDSGDQAKPAPGTPDQHKGQVSPDAATPKNVLGLSLSLLSAETRKVFGIAESVDGVVVTEVTPGSASAEKGLKPGDVIVEVAQEFMKSPDAVAAKVQALKQEGRRNAQLMIASANGDLRFVAVPME encoded by the coding sequence ATGGCCCCCACGATTCGCTCGCCCTTCAGACGAACGCTCGCGCTTATGGCCAGCGCTGCAATTCTTGCGCATGCCAGCATGAACGGGGTCGCCTATGCTCAAACCGCTCCTGAGACGACGGCACCTGGGGTTGCGGCACCCGCTGCTCCGGAAACGGCCGCTCCCGCTCCTACGCCTCTCGCACCCGCCGCACAGCAACAGACTGCTCCGGTCCAGGCCGCAGTGCCCAACAACGGCCCGGCTTCTGTCGCCGATCTCGCCGAGGGGCTGCTCGACGCCGTGGTCAACATCTCGACCTCGCAGAATGTGAAGGACGATGAGGGCGCAGGCCCGGCGCCGCGCGCGCCCGACGGCTCGCCCTTCCAGGAATTCTTCAACGATTTCTTCAACAAGCAGCAGGGCAACAAGGGCGGCAACCACAATGTCAGCTCGCTTGGCTCCGGCTTCGTCATCGATCCGGCCGGCTATATCGTCACCAACAACCACGTGATCGAGGGTGCCGACGATATCGAGATCAATTTTGCCAATGGTTCCAAGCTCAAGGCGAAGCTGATCGGCACCGATACGAAGACCGATCTTTCGGTGCTGAAGGTCGAGCCGAAGGCGCCGCTGAAATCCGTGAAATTCGGCGATTCCAGCACGATGCGCATCGGCGACTGGGTGATGGCGATCGGCAATCCGTTCGGCTTCGGCGGTTCGGTGACGGTGGGCATCATTTCCGGGCGTGGCCGCAACATCAATGCCGGCCCCTACGACAACTTCATCCAGACGGATGCGGCGATCAACAAGGGCAATTCCGGCGGCCCGCTCTTCAACATGAAGGGTGAAGTGATCGGCATCAACACGGCGATCATTTCGCCGAGCGGCGGCTCGATCGGCATCGGCTTCTCGGTGCCATCCGAGCTTGCTTCCGGCGTCGTCGACCAGCTGCGCGAATATGGCGAAACGCGGCGCGGCTGGCTCGGCGTGCGCATCCAACCGGTGACCGACGATATCGCTGACAGCCTCGGGCTCGACACTGCAAAGGGCGCGCTGGTCGCCGGCGTCATCAAGGGTGGCCCCGTCGACGACGGCTCGATCAAGGCGGGCGACGTCATTTTGAAATTCGACGGCAAGACCGTCAGCGAAATGCGCGACCTGCCGCGTGTCGTGGCGGAAAGCACGGTCGGCAAGGAAGTCGACGTGGTGGTCCTGCGCGACGGCAAGGAGCAGAACGTCAAGGTGAAGCTCGGCCGGCTCGAGGACAGCGATCAGGCGGCTGCATCCGACGATGCGGCGCCCGATGGCTCGCAGGACGACGGCGTGATCGCTCCGGATCCCGGCGAGAACAACGATATGGACCAGCCGGATTCAGGCGATCAGGCCAAGCCCGCACCCGGCACGCCCGACCAGCATAAGGGCCAAGTGTCGCCGGATGCGGCCACGCCGAAGAACGTGCTCGGGCTGTCGCTGTCGCTGTTGAGCGCCGAGACGCGCAAGGTCTTCGGCATCGCCGAGAGCGTCGATGGCGTCGTCGTGACGGAAGTGACGCCCGGCTCCGCTTCGGCTGAAAAGGGGCTGAAGCCCGGCGACGTGATCGTCGAGGTGGCGCAGGAGTTCATGAAGTCACCGGATGCGGTCGCCGCCAAGGTGCAGGCGCTGAAACAGGAAGGCCGCCGCAACGCCCAGCTGATGATCGCATCGGCGAATGGCGATCTGCGGTTCGTTGCGGTGCCGATGGAATAA
- the hflC gene encoding protease modulator HflC, which yields MTSNRLPIILIILAIVLVGLYSSIFVVNAREQAIVVRFGQIQSVKTEPGIYFKLPFGFMDADRVQLVEKQALRLDLDNIRVQVQDGQTFDVDAFVIYNIADVRRFRETVSGDREAAEARLRAQLDSSLRRVYGLRDYNAALSEERVAMMLEIRDDLRTDAENLGLHIDDVRIRRTDLSPEVAPNTYNAMRSERLAEAERIRAEGNEEGQRRRAIADRQVVELTAGAQRDAEILRGQGDAERNRVFAEVFSKDPAFFEFYRSMAAYSSALSSQDTTLVLSPNSEFFRYFDNAAGTLQPTNPAAPVPAVPGAAVPAAPAQPTN from the coding sequence ATGACATCGAACAGACTTCCCATCATTCTCATCATCCTCGCCATCGTGCTGGTCGGGCTTTATTCATCCATCTTCGTGGTGAATGCACGTGAGCAGGCCATCGTCGTCCGTTTCGGCCAGATCCAGTCGGTCAAGACCGAGCCTGGCATTTATTTCAAGCTGCCTTTCGGCTTCATGGATGCCGACCGTGTTCAGCTGGTCGAAAAGCAGGCGCTGAGGCTCGATCTCGACAATATTCGCGTTCAGGTTCAGGATGGCCAGACCTTCGACGTCGATGCCTTCGTGATCTATAACATCGCGGATGTCCGCCGCTTCCGCGAAACGGTATCGGGCGATCGCGAAGCCGCGGAAGCGCGGCTGAGAGCGCAGCTCGATTCATCGCTTCGCCGCGTCTACGGTCTGCGTGACTACAATGCTGCACTCTCGGAAGAGCGTGTCGCGATGATGCTGGAGATTCGCGACGACCTGCGCACAGATGCCGAAAATCTTGGCCTGCATATAGACGATGTTCGCATCCGCCGCACCGACCTTTCGCCGGAGGTTGCACCGAACACCTATAATGCCATGCGTTCGGAACGCCTTGCCGAGGCCGAGCGTATCCGTGCCGAGGGCAATGAGGAAGGCCAGAGGCGGCGCGCCATCGCCGACCGTCAGGTTGTCGAGCTCACCGCAGGCGCGCAGCGCGATGCGGAAATCCTTCGAGGCCAGGGCGATGCGGAACGCAACCGCGTCTTCGCCGAAGTCTTCAGCAAGGATCCAGCCTTCTTCGAGTTTTATCGCTCGATGGCGGCCTATTCCTCCGCTCTCTCGTCGCAGGATACGACGCTGGTGCTGTCGCCGAATTCGGAATTCTTCCGCTATTTCGACAATGCCGCCGGCACCCTGCAGCCGACAAATCCGGCCGCACCAGTTCCGGCAGTTCCCGGCGCAGCTGTTCCCGCAGCACCGGCCCAGCCGACGAACTGA
- the hflK gene encoding FtsH protease activity modulator HflK — protein sequence MPWSNQNGGGGPWGGGGGNNQGPWGQGPNRPRGGGGKGGPPDLEDIIRRGQDQLRNIIPGGFNGGVAVIVAAIVAVFWLIQCIYVVQPDERGVELRFGKPKDEISMPGLHFHLWPMETVETVKVTVQQLNIGATSASSSNGLMLSSDKSVINVQFAVFYTVSDPKAYLFNVENPAETLQQVSDSAMREIVGRRPAQDAFRSNRQPIEVDVLNILQDTMNRYGAGVTVTGVTIQNVAPPREVADAFEEVQRAGRDRDSTIEEANRYTNQKLGQARGDAARIREDAAAYKDRVVKEAEGEAQRFTAINDEYSKAPDVTRKRLYLETMEQVLKNSRKVIIDEKQGVLPYLPLNELGKPAQQGG from the coding sequence ATGCCCTGGAGCAATCAGAATGGCGGCGGCGGCCCTTGGGGCGGCGGCGGCGGTAATAATCAGGGACCATGGGGACAGGGGCCGAACCGGCCGCGCGGTGGCGGCGGCAAGGGCGGACCGCCTGATCTGGAAGATATCATCCGGCGCGGCCAGGACCAGCTGCGCAACATCATTCCCGGCGGATTCAACGGCGGCGTGGCGGTGATCGTCGCGGCGATCGTCGCCGTATTCTGGCTGATCCAGTGCATCTATGTCGTGCAGCCGGACGAACGCGGCGTCGAACTGCGGTTCGGCAAGCCGAAGGATGAGATTTCGATGCCGGGCCTGCATTTCCACTTGTGGCCGATGGAGACCGTGGAGACGGTCAAGGTGACCGTGCAGCAGCTGAACATCGGGGCGACTTCGGCATCGTCTTCGAACGGCCTGATGCTGTCCAGCGACAAGAGCGTCATCAACGTGCAGTTCGCTGTCTTCTACACCGTCAGCGATCCCAAGGCCTATCTCTTCAACGTCGAAAATCCGGCAGAGACGCTGCAGCAGGTTTCCGACAGTGCCATGCGTGAAATCGTCGGCCGACGCCCGGCGCAGGACGCCTTCCGCAGCAATCGCCAGCCGATCGAAGTGGATGTGCTCAATATCCTGCAGGACACGATGAACCGCTATGGCGCAGGCGTGACCGTGACCGGCGTGACGATCCAAAACGTGGCACCTCCGCGGGAAGTCGCGGATGCTTTCGAAGAAGTGCAGCGTGCGGGCCGTGACCGCGATAGCACGATCGAAGAAGCCAATCGCTATACCAACCAGAAGCTCGGCCAGGCGCGAGGCGATGCGGCCAGAATCCGTGAAGATGCAGCCGCCTACAAGGATCGTGTCGTGAAAGAAGCGGAAGGTGAAGCGCAGCGCTTCACGGCGATCAACGACGAATATTCCAAGGCACCCGATGTGACCCGCAAGCGGTTGTACCTCGAAACGATGGAGCAGGTGCTGAAGAACTCCCGGAAGGTCATCATCGATGAGAAGCAGGGCGTCCTGCCCTATCTGCCGCTCAATGAGCTCGGCAAGCCGGCGCAGCAGGGAGGTTGA